The stretch of DNA GAAATGCTGGTGACCAAGCTCCAAGAtaacaaagaaaatgtcaaagggccaaaaaagaaaaaaaaaaagggagagaaagagagagagaaagaaagagacaaataaaaaCCAGTGTGGCCAGAGTAGGAAGATCACTGAGGCCAtaagtttgaggctgtagtatgCTATGATCATACccgtgaatagccactgcatccagcctgggcaacattgtggcAAATGTGAACCaatcaaaagaagaaaggaggaagccGCTAGTCTAATAAGCCAGGGGCACAGGTCACAAGTGTTACAACCATGGGGAGACAGAAAATCAGACATCAGCCTAAAAAGAGAAGAGCTGGAACTGAGATCTATGTCAATAAAAAGGTGGCAGTGAATCTACTCACTGCAAAGACAATAAGAAGCTTATCTTCTTAGTTCAGGCCCTGAATCAAGGGATTAATTTTGCACTGATCTGAGAATCCCTGAGAGGCAGTGAAGAAGTGTGGTACATGcacatttgtgatgtgtgctgtgACATGTGGCAGAATGTTACAAGGCCTCCCAAATCCTCCTCTTCCATAGTATGTGCCTCAACCCCTTGGTAATTAACAGTACACAATGTGACACCTGCTTATAAAAGAGAAACAATgccctgtcaaaagaaaggagaGTCTGCAAATATGCTCTCCTTCTCACCGCTGATCTTCAGGCCTTGATTTCACCAGACTGTCTAAATAGGCCAAAAACTCAGCAGGATGATGATGACAAAGTTGTATGATATCCGATGGCAAAATGGATGGAAAGAACTTGATTAAGGATCGAAGAGCAGACTCCCCAAACTTTTCATACAACctgcatttaaaaacaaaacactttagTCTCTAATTTCAGTGAAATTATATAACTTGGTTACATTTAGGTTActtattacaaatgaaaataaatatactaaCAGAAGCTGCCTCATATGCAAATGAGTAACATGTTAGAgactaaaatacacaaaaaaatgcaTGTGCTTTAGCTCATATAAACAATATACAGGACAACTTACCGGGTAGCATAAACAACCAACAACGGACTATCAAAAGGAACCTCGTCATCTAGTAACTTTAACCTTGTTGGTAGATCTCCTTTTTCCATCTCCATATACACAGGATTGGAACTTGCCATTTCTGAAATATAAAGCATATCCTTTTCCAAACTTTATCTCTTAGGCGGAAATATTCAATTTATGAACATGTTCATTCAGCAATCATTAGTCACGTACCTACTGTGTGGACCTATTATGTGCAAGGCCCAATATTAAGCAttacaagagaaacaaataaaagtacaAGAGATGTAATTTCTACTTTTAAGAACCTTAAAATCTAATTGGGAGGCAAAGcatattaaaagttttaaataagacGAAGGAACATATAATTAATACATCAGTGACTATTACTCTTAAAATAATGAGTATCTAGGCCTATATATAGCAACTGTCCATATAAGCACACATCAAAAACCAATATACATAGCTATCATCAATGCCAAGTTGCTCAGTTTTTTCTAGAACTAGTATTCCTACTCCATCTTTTAGAATTAAAttcaatgaaattaattttaaaatatttgacctTTTTTTAAAGTTACCAGTATAGCAAATACTCATTCTCTGAAGAACAGAAGATTTGACTTTTTGGAATAGCCAAAAGTCACTTAAAATCAAGTCTGGTGAAAGGAGTGATGATCTAAAACtatttgtggtttaaaaaaaaaaagtatgaatctAAAGTAAAGTGGGTTTTTTTccaagtagttttcttttttagttttttagaaacagggtctcattctgttgcccaggctggagtgcagtggtgatcactgcaaccttgaactcctggctgtgtgtgtgtgtgtgtgtgtgtgcagcgaCGGGGTCTTCCTACGTTGCCTAGCTGCAGTGCCTGTGTGCACACATGCGCACATGCGTGtgtggagagacagggtcttgctacgttgcctagCTGCAATAcctgggtgtgtgcatgtgtgtgtgtgtagagacaaggtcttgaaACGTTGTCTAGgctggcatgtgtgtgtgtgtttatatgtatgtgtgtgtagacagggtcttgctacattgcataggctggtgtgtgtgtttttgtgtgtgtagagacggggtcttgctacgttgcctaAGCTGGGCAAGTATTTTTCAACTGCCTCTGAAGACAAATCCCAAATAACAGTTCCAAAAGCTGTTTCCCATAATTATCACATCATTAGAAGGGTGAGGCCTACTCACCAGGTTCTAAGAGCCAACATTCATTTTCTGAtacatgcttttttaaaaaagtcattttttcccCAGTCTCATTGTTTCCCATTTGACTGTGTCAGGCAATAAGTACTTTAAAGGAATTCAGAGGAGGAGGCCATTCAGAGGTTTGGGGAAGCCTGATGACTGCGCGGGAGCTAAACCAGACATATCCACCTAAATTCAAGTAAGCAGCCATATCACTCAAATTGCCCACCATGCTTCCTCTAGCCAGCACTGGTAGTAACAACTATCACTCTGGCTGATGGAGACTCTTTTCTGCTCTTCTGTGACTGGGTATGATCACATAATAGAGACAGATACAGTAAATTTCCAATGAGTAATAATGTCACACATTTGAACTTACCTGAGGAGAAATAGCTTGTTTCTTATTTCACACAAAAGACAATCTACctcaactcagaaaaaaaaaaattattatgcttTTAACTGCTATATTTGAATTAAAGCAGATCTGTAACTATAGATCCATGTTTCTAGAAAGCTAAAATATCTTTAAGTAAGATGACATAAAAATGTATCTCTATTCACTTTTGGTAATGAATGAAAAGTTGCTTAAAGTCTAAAGTATTAGAAATATGGCATCTGTTATTCAAGTAGGATTTGGAATTAAGAAAATTCACTTCTTCAAAAACATGGGACTATGGCTGCAGAAAGGGCAATGCATATAGTTTTTAGGGTATGATAGCTGGTTTCTATTATATGTCAGGATGACATATGCGACCTTCCGCCAAGGTAGATACTGCGGGCTATGCACCAAAGTCTCTGAGGCAGACATGTAAGCGAGCTCTTCACCTATATTCATTCTTTTCCTCCTGGACAGGTTACATTTCCCAGTTTCCTTTGCAGTTAGTTGTGGCTATATGACAGAATTCTCATCAATGGAAATGTACACAGAAGAGAGGTAAGCCACTACCAGGCCAGGCCTATAAGACAGCACTTTCTACATGCTTTCCCCAGACATAGCAACCCAAACATGACCACATCCCTTAAGGGAAGATGGAGCTGAAAATAATGGAAGGAACTTGGAATGCTAGAATGCTGAATTACCACCTGGGAGACAGCTACCCACTGACCTGGAATACCTGTCCTGGACTGTTACATGAGCAAGAAATACACTTCTATTTATGTATGAGTTACTTCATTATCAGATATTTATTACAGCAGTTTAGCTACCTAagatctctctctgcctcagactgcttatctataaaatggaataacaCCATCTACTCCAAACATTAttgtaaggatgaaatgagacaaTGCTGAAAAGTGTTTACCATAATATCTGCCACACAATAAGTACCCCATATAGTATTTCTGTATTAGTAAGTTACATgagagattttcttcttttaatacatctgcatttataaacattttactttAACCTCAACTTCCCCAGCACTGCTCTACCATTTTCTGAATGTCATtatgagagaaataaaactaatttctagggccaggcatggtggctcacacctataatcccagcattttgggaggccaaggtgggaagactgctttgaggtcaggatttcaagaccaacctgggcaacacagtaagaccccatctctataaaaaaatgaagaaatcagagggtacagtggcacatgcctgtaatcccacgactcagaaaactgaggcaggaggatcgcttgaacccaagggatcaaggctacagtgagccatgatcacaccactgcattccagcctgggcacagagtgagaccctgtctctaaaaataaaaaatagggccaggcacagtggttgatgcctgtgatcccaacactttgggaggccaaggcaggtagatcacttgaggtcaggcgtttgagaccagcttggccgacatggcaaaaccctgtctctactaaaatacaaaaattagctgggcgtggtggtgcacgcctgcagtcccagctacttgggaggctgaggcaagacaatcacttgaacccaggaggcggaggttgcagtgagccaagatggcgccactgcactcaaacagaatgaaactctgtctcaaaaaaaataaaataaataaaaatttaaaaactaatttcttATAATCCAGTTGTGAATTTAACCAATGTCTGAAAGAactattaaaagttaaaatgaatggaaaacaGAATAAAGGGTTGACCAGAACAGATGTGATTTTCtacttaaatcttttttttaaacccCAAAATTCAAAACTGCTAATGTTTTTTAATACGAATTTCTATCTTTGATAAGGCAATCTGAGTATTACCTTTCAATCCTTCAATAAAAGTATCCCAAACAGAAGGGCTATTACTGTAACTAAGCTTGATACTCTCCTTCGCTCTTTTCAAGTTCAGGAGAAAAAAGTACTTCTTCAGGAACTGGCAAGCCAGAATTTCAGGAGAGTACTGTTGCAAAGTGTGGTCCACATGTCCACTGGTGCTTTTGATCTTAGAATTCAATACATTCAACTCCAAACATAATGTTGTCAATTCAGCCAGGTCGTTCCGAAGACCACTTGCAATGGCGCATGGAGAACATATTTGAAACAGGTCATCCAAAGACTCCCTTGGACTCCTTACACATTCACATGCTGTTTTATCAACAGATTCTTCATTGCCTAAAgagtcccttttttctttttcattatcttCATCTAATATTCCCTTTTTTGATTCATTAACTAATAGCACATCCTGGTTCAATTTCATGGATGAGTTGTCAGTATCTGAAACACCTGAAAAGTCCTTCATGGCAAATGTTTTTTCTAAATGTGAAAGCCACTCCTGTAAAACCATTCTCAGAGACTCGGATTCAAATAAAACCAGAGGGTCCTGTAGCTTGGTCCTATACAAGACAGACAAGTATGAAATTCATGTGTCAtgtgtttttcttaaaacaaattaatTCATGCTAATAAATTAACCTAACCAATGTAACATACTCATCTGGAATAAACGTTACTTTTCaactctttaaataaaaactatctCAACAAGATGACAAAACAGAGAACATAAACTTTGtagtgttttacttttttttttttttttttgagatagggtcttgttttgtcacccaggctggagtgcaatggcacaaacatagctcactgcaggctcaagtgatcctcccacctcagcctcctgagtagctgggaatacaggtacatgccactacacccactACACACAGCTACTTTTGGTAtttggggtttcatcatgttgccctggatggtctcaaacttctaagctcaagcgatccgcccacctcagcctttcaaaatgctgggattacagtcatgagccaccacgcccagcctacttcTTCAATTTCAATTCCAAATGAGGCTATCTCTGCCCCAAACTGTCTCAGGACCACTACTGATGGACTCAGAAAGTCATTCCCATTCTGGGCTTGTGTGAAGGCTGCCAATCTTCTCAGTAGTTTTACACACAAAGCTAGGAATACTGGAAgtcaaataccaaaaaattaacaTGAAGAAAATCTTATTGCTGCCAAGAATGAAAACTTCAGTGCCTGGGTTTTTCCTATTAGTCCTAGGAAGGCAACTTGGACTTAATAAAAGGAAAGACCATTTATAGCAACTTCTCTAATCAACTATATATTTCATACAAGGCCCATAAAAAACTTACAATATAATGATTCACTTCGTTTACTAAACTGCCTTGAGACGTCACTATAAAAGTTTCTCATTATACTCACATTGCTTCTGCTGTTGCTACTTTAAGCTCCTGGAACCTGTCTTCTTCTGGAGGTGGACTAGTTACctctttttcctccctaaaaaagtgtgcaaaataacaataacattCACAAGAGTTAGAGGGGATCAgagctttttttgagacagggtctcactctgtcacccaggctgcagtgcagtgacgtgatctcggttcattgcaacctccgcctcccgggttcaagcaattctccctgcctcagcctcagagctTTCttagacaaatatttcttttttcttttttttttgagacagagtcacgctctgttgcctaggctggagtgcagtggcatgatctccgctcactgcaagctccacctcccaggttcacaccattctcccgcctcagcctcccgaatagctgggactacaggcacccagcatcatgcctggctaattttgtttttgtatttttagtagagatggggtttcatcatgttagtcagaatggtcccgatctcctgacctcgtgatccacctgcctcggcctcctaaagtgcgtgagccaccgcacctgacccttGGACAAATATTTCTCATGCTTACTAACGGCAAGTATTATACTCATGTTACATAAGACAAATAGATGAATAGAAAAGGTGGTCCTTGGCCTCAAGGTGATAAGCTCCAGTAAGCTCTCATTAGAAAGAAAGGCATGCAAACAactaagtataatttaaaaaaagagtaagttGAACACCAAAGAGCAGCTCTTTAAAACAGCATTGTGATATGAAagcagagaagaagaaataatttttctgagtAGGGAAAGGGACATATTCCTAAGGAGGTATTATTTGTCTCACAAAAAATGGCGGGAGAATACTCTGGATAGAAGACATAGCATGAAGAAAGGTAGTGAAGTGTCAGTGTACACACTTAGTTCTCCGATAGgagtgaaatttatagcacttaGAAGGATGTGGCTAGAAAGGTAGCTAAGGTCAGATAGAAGGCTGCATTAAATGCCATGtcaaaaaatctgtattttttctataaaCATATGGATTCACTAAGTTATTCTGAGGATTACAAATCTTTTATTTCATCTGACTGTCCAGATGCACTGGTCCCATGGGTTTCTCTCTTAATTCCTGGGTAAGTGCTGAATTTGTTTGCCTTTAATACCCAGATTCCCTGAACTATAAGGCAGAAGCCAGAGAGACAAGATACTCCACACTATGCCCAATTAAGGGCTCTGCTACAACTCTACTACACAAGGACCAGGCCACCAGCATATTATGGGAAGGTACCTGATAGGACATCAATGCCAACTGCTTGATCAACGTTGCCTAAAGAatcccttgttttctttttcattatctcAATCTAATATTCTCTTTATTAGAGAATAAAGTATTATACTCATGTTACATGAGACAATTAGATAATATAAAAGGTGGTCCTTTTGCTATTGCTTGATGAGTCCTTGACTCATCAAATAATAGCACATTTTGGATCTTACAGGCCAGAGAGCATCAGTGACATTCCCAAAGTCACATACTAGTCATACGCAGAGCCAGGATGAGGTCTAGATCCTTGGTCATCCTACTCTTAATATAATACTCCTGTGAGATCCCAGAAGTTTGAAGAGATTATGGGGGAAGGAGGGGAGTTATGCAGGGGAAAGATGGAAGAAGTACTAAATTAAAACTCTGCTCAATAGATCTGCTTCGGGGTGATGTAATTTTTCAACACTTTGTGGAATTTCACAATTTTTATAAGCTACACAAACAATCTTCAATGAATGCAGACATACATGTGCCTTCTTGAAAAGGACATAGTCTATGGCACAGGTGTCCAATTTTTGGCTTCCCCGGGCCACAtgggaagaattgtcttgggccacacataaaatacactaacattaacaatagctgatgagctattaaaaaaaaaaatcacaaaaaaactcATGTTTTCAGAaactttacaaatttgtgttgggccacgtTCAAAGCCGTCCTGGAACACATGAGGCCCACGGGCCACAGGCTGCACAAGGTTGGTCTATGGCTTTCTTAAAACTGACAGCTGGATTCCCTAGAATGTATAGAGATTTATGTGTAAGGGCTTACTCAGTGTCTTCCTCCTTTGGGCAGGTATCTGAACTCACATCCTCTTCACATGATTGCTCATCACCCCTGAGCTCTGGTCTCACTTTCAGATCAGGGCTCGTGTGAAGGGTGCCAATCTTCTCAGTAGTTTTACGCACAAAGCTAGAAACACTAGAAGTCAAATAACAAAAAACTAACATGAATAAAAACTTATTACTGAGAAAACTCAGGTTTTCATTCTTCAGTTTTCTCCCTAATAAGTCCTAGGGAGGCAACTTGGACTTAGTAAAGACTGTTTATAGCAACTTCTCTGTTCAAATAATAGTATTTCACGTATATAAACTTACAATATAATGATTCACATTATTTACTAAACTGCCCTAAGAAATCAGTGTTTCAGCGCTAAAGAAAAGGTCTTTAACTCCAGCTGTATCTGTAATATTTCTGTCAACTTAGGCAAAGCCATGTGATCATCAGCCCCATTCTGGTCACAGAACAAAGAATTGCTTCATGTAAACTCAGCTGTTAACTAGTCACAATATACCCTTCTTAAGCAAAATTTGTATCCAGTAAGACTCAGATGAGCAGTTAAGTAGCTGCACAAAGTCTTCTCTCTTAAACTCAAATGTCAACCCTGGTCCCATGGAGTAGCTAGAAAAGAATTCTGAAAAGACTCCAAGTCTGAGCCCAAACTGACCATTAGAAAGGATCAGCTAAAGACTAATGATACGTGGAAACTATTACCAtcagagatttttaatttttgatctCTTGAGGGTGGGGGCACCTACATCTGCAACAACTCAAATACCAGCTGCTAAAACAGAGGGAAGCTAGACTCTCCCCAAGGTAAATGAGAAGTTAATAGCTCCATATGACAAGTTATATGGAAAACAAGAgacttcctttttctcattttccattcTCAGCACAAATTACCTAATGTGAGAACTGAAATAAGATCAGTAATGGAATTAAATGACAAGACTAATTGGTTTACCTTTCTTTGACAGCCTGAAGAGACACAAGAGGAGATGGAGAACGAAATGGTAATGGAATGCCGAACGGGAGAAAAGTTTCATTCTTATCTGTCTCAAACATCACTGGAGCATGAGAAACATTGTCTAATGAATggaatcaggaaaaaaagaaacaaaatctaatCACGTGGGAGttgttttaatctttaaaaaaattctgaaatgaatAAACCGAAAGAAATGAAGGATTCAATACCAAAATCACAACTGACCCAGAAACAAATGAGTGGAACACAGGTTTACAAAATGCATGGGATGGTCCACATAAAACACCGAGGCAGGTACCTTCATTTGCCTACTAACCCTGAGTCCCCATAAGTCAAAAAGGGAGTTTAGGATCTCTATTATTCTCTTCTCACTAGTTCAGCCACAGGAATACTCGCACATCGAAAAAGGAAGGCAATGACCCCCAAAAACTGCAGTAATTTTTCAATCctgatgaaaaataatttggttaGTCAGAATAAAATCTTCCCACTCTTTTGGTTAATGACCTTTCTTTCATAACCTTTCCAGCATTTTGATGCATGATCAAAAACAGGCCCTAATGTTAGTCCAAACGTGAGGGGAAAAAATACTAAACATAAACCAACTCTTCTAGTAGGGGGCAGATCTGTAGATCTGGATGGAAAGTTCTATCaacatgttaaaaattattaacactTCAGAGAAATTCCGTGCACAAGATAATCCTGGTAACAGGAGCTCGTGGAAAATAATGGCTTCACATCAGGAACCAACAACAGACACATTCATCACCTTCATTTCCGTGTGAGCCACAACACTGATCTGGCAGGTCCTCTTCCTGCTGTGAGGTGAATTCTTTAAATCTCTCATCTTCTGAGAGGGTTTGGCTGTGAAGGGAGCAAGAGTCTTCATCTGACTGACTGCCTCTTCTACTACTAATGATACGATAAATACCAGAGTCCAAGATGCTGAAACtttcctaaaaattaaaagaattcaaaaaaaaaaaaaggtaaaaatttccTTTATAACGTTAATATAACTTCTGCAGAGAAATACCAACACTCAAATAGAAAGTTAATAACAACCATTATGGCTTATTAGAACAAACTGATGAGCAAGGCTTAGGTGCCTGGCAGCTGGGTCACTCCGTGTGCTAGTGGCATCAGCTGCCATATTTCTCTAGCTTGTCTTCATAAAGCTTGGTAGTGAgaatggggattaaatgagataatccagaCCTGCATTCAGGCTCAAATTAGCATGAAGCACCTAAAATCACATATTAGAGCAACGTAACTTATGCTGGGAGCTATATGAGTATATCAgggaacaaaaaataataaacaatgacAAAACAAAATGTGGCTCCAAGACACACCTAAATGGAGGCTTCACAGAGCTGAGCCACTAGCTGAACAAAAGTTCACCCCTTCCCACCAAAAAACATAAATGGAAAGGACAACAAATTTGGGGATCCTAGAGGTAAATAAGAACAACCGAAGATGGAAAAATCTTACCCTACAAAATCCTTTAAAGGTGAGAATACTTACATGTGATGAAATGGAGCTTCTTCTACTGCTACAAGCTGAATCCAAAGGTTCAAATTTTAAGATCAATTCTTCCAGTTGAGAAATTAGATCATTGTAGGTGCCATGGTCCAGCTGAGATTTCAAATGCTCCAATTTATCTGCAGTCAAAGTTTTTCTTGCCTAATAAAACAACAGCGCAATGGAATAGCTATTTGTAGGTAAATCTATATTCAAATGGCCAATATATTGAAAGAggtctaggccgggcacggtggctcacgcctgtaatcccagcactctgggaggccgaggcgggcagatcccccgaggtcaggagttcaagacaagcctggccaacatggtgaaaccccgtctctactaaaaatacaaaaattagctgggcatgggggcaggcatctgtaatcccagctactcgggaggctgaggcaggagaatcatttgaacctgggaggcagaggttgcagtgagctgagatcacgccattgcactccactccagcctgggggacaagagtgagacttcatctcaaaaaaaaaaaaaagaaaaaagaaataagtctAATATAGAACATAAAACTTCAATGGTGCTTTAAAAAGGCTTAGCAAGCTGGAGAAAGATTTAATGAGAATTTTCTTAGGAATTAAGAATTtaaggccatgtgtggtggctgatacctgtaatcccacactttgggaggccaaagtgggcggatcacttgaggtcaggagttcgagatcagcctggccaacacggtgaaaccccgtctctactaaaaatacaaaaaaaatcagctaggtgtggtggcgagcgcctgtagtcgcagctactcaggaggctgagacacgcgaattgcttgaacccaggaggcagaggttgcagtgggccgagattgcgccactgcactccagcctgggtgacagagcgagactgtctcaaaataataataataataatttaattaaaatttaccaTATACGCAATTATCCCCCTTAAAAACAAGTTCTGAAACAAATTTGTATGTAAATTTgatgttttaaatgaaaattgtaCCCTCTTTCTTACCCTCTATCCACCCCTAGATATATCTATCATGCTTTCTCTGGGCATGTATTGCTGTATCTGTAGGTCACACAGACAGGGTTAATAAAATCAAGCAACTTTGTAACACAATCTTGCAAGGTAGGAGAGTTTCACCAATCCATGGTAAAGATGTCTAGGTAAGCTCTGACTCACTCTGCTGGCAATGACAGAATTTTGGAAAAGACAGCATGTACGAGCAGCCAAGTTCCATAGGCCTCTTCTTAGCAGGCGTTCCACACAGCGCTCCACAGATATCAGGGAGAGATGTGAGACTTTCCCATTTAGGTGCAAACAGAACAATTCATTCCTACAGACAGCCACATCCTGAATATCTACGAAAACCACAGGTGTGAACATACAAAATGTTAACCAAATACCCCTTACAATTTTAAAAGGGATGCAATTATTCTAATAAATTCATTTCTTACGTAGGGTTTGGCTTGACTGAATTTCATCTCTATTTTTCTACTTGCAGTTCAATGAAGAAATCATATTttagaaactattctaaaaagaTCAAGAATAAAAGATGTGAAGAAAGAACTATATCTCTCTGACCTAAAGTCTTATGTTTAAAAATGCTGTTTTCTGTGAAAAGGAATTGGGACATTAAAAGAGGATAATCTACATTAGAGGCCAGACTATAAGGTTCGAGTGTTACAACCTGGTCCTCAATGAATGGATTTTAACATAGTATGTAAATCAATATACAGTTCATGAGAAAATATCTGCCTTCAAGAAAATATCTGTCTTGGCAGAGTATCCTGAAAGGACTTAAAAGACTACTTTTCAAGGGACATACTTAAGAAATTTAAGCCACAAGAAAGTCACTGTTGATGAGACCAGTAAGTaatgatttctttctctctctccttttttggtttttacaaacatagaaaaagaaccaaaaagtCAACATAACACTCTCTACTGAGCAGCAATGGTAAAAAAGCTAGATTTCCCCCACTTCTGGTTTTAACCCAAAGAATATAGAgattgattttctgtctcagtCACATATGATGGCTGTTGCTCCCACAAGAACAATTTGAACCCCAAACTATAAAGATACAAAATGGGAGTCAAAGTAAGACTTCTGGCAGGGATAAAGACTCAGGGCAATAGAGGGAAAAATAAcctgtttgttccttttcagcaGTTACTAATGAAAACTGCACTTAAAATTACTCATGAAAACTGGAagacactatgttaagtgaaataagctaggaacagaaagttaaagaccacatgttctcatttatatgcaGAAGCTAGAAAAATGtgatctcacagaagtaaaaaaGCAGAACAGAGGTGACTAGATTCTGGGAAGggtaagaggaaggagaagacagGGAAAAGacttgttaaaggatacaaaattatagctagataggaggaataaattctactGTTCCATAGCattgtaggatgactatagttaataataatgtctgTTTTCAAAGAGCTAGAAGGACAATGAATGTTCCCAACATGAAGAGCTAATAAATGTTTAACATGGTAGATATGCTAACCACCCTGATCTGATCAGGGTACACTATACACTGCATGTATCGAAACATATTATGGGGTACATatttatgtaccccataaatatgtacaattattatgtgtcaattaaaaaataaataaaatgactcatgaaaaaataaatagctgaatGCAAATTCACTAATGCATGTTTGGGAAGTAACTTACAATGGGAAATATCTATGGTCAATCTTTAAAAGAAACgtaactgggcacggtggctcacacctgtaatcatacatgtttgtaatcccagaactttgggaggctgaggccggcagatcacctgaggtcaggaattcgagaccagcctggccaacatggcgaaactccatctctactaaaaat from Homo sapiens chromosome 11, GRCh38.p14 Primary Assembly encodes:
- the HPS5 gene encoding BLOC-2 complex member HPS5 isoform a (isoform a is encoded by transcript variant 1) — protein: MAFVPVIPESYSHVLAEFESLDPLLSALRLDSSRLKCTSIAVSRKWLALGSSGGGLHLIQKEGWKHRLFLSHREGAISQVACCLHDDDYVAVATSQGLVVVWELNQERRGKPEQMYVSSEHKGRRVTALCWDTAILRVFVGDHAGKVSAIKLNTSKQAKAAAAFVMFPVQTITTVDSCVVQLDYLDGRLLISSLTRSFLCDTEREKFWKIGNKERDGEYGACFFPGRCSGGQQPLIYCARPGSRMWEVNFDGEVISTHQFKKLLSLPPLPVITLRSEPQYDHTAGSSQSLSFPKLLHLSEHCVLTWTERGIYIFIPQNVQVLLWSEVKDIQDVAVCRNELFCLHLNGKVSHLSLISVERCVERLLRRGLWNLAARTCCLFQNSVIASRARKTLTADKLEHLKSQLDHGTYNDLISQLEELILKFEPLDSACSSRRSSISSHESFSILDSGIYRIISSRRGSQSDEDSCSLHSQTLSEDERFKEFTSQQEEDLPDQCCGSHGNEDNVSHAPVMFETDKNETFLPFGIPLPFRSPSPLVSLQAVKESVSSFVRKTTEKIGTLHTSPDLKVRPELRGDEQSCEEDVSSDTCPKEEDTEEEKEVTSPPPEEDRFQELKVATAEAMTKLQDPLVLFESESLRMVLQEWLSHLEKTFAMKDFSGVSDTDNSSMKLNQDVLLVNESKKGILDEDNEKEKRDSLGNEESVDKTACECVRSPRESLDDLFQICSPCAIASGLRNDLAELTTLCLELNVLNSKIKSTSGHVDHTLQQYSPEILACQFLKKYFFLLNLKRAKESIKLSYSNSPSVWDTFIEGLKEMASSNPVYMEMEKGDLPTRLKLLDDEVPFDSPLLVVYATRLYEKFGESALRSLIKFFPSILPSDIIQLCHHHPAEFLAYLDSLVKSRPEDQRSSFLESLLQPESLRLDWLLLAVSLDAPPSTSTMDDEGYPRPHSHLLSWGYSQLILHLIKLPADFITKEKMTDICRSCGFWPGYLILCLELERRREAFTNIVYLNDMSLMEGDNGWIPETVEEWKLLLHLIQSKSTRPAPQESLNGSLSDGPSPINVENVALLLAKAMGPDRAWSLLQECGLALELSEKFTRTCDILRIAEKRQRALIQSMLEKCDRFLWSQQA
- the HPS5 gene encoding BLOC-2 complex member HPS5 isoform m (isoform m is encoded by transcript variant 23); this translates as MYVSSEHKGRRVTALCWDTAILRVFVGDHAGKVSAIKLNTSKQAKAAAAFVMFPVQTITTVDSCVVQLDYLDGRLLISSLTRSFLCDTEREKFWKIGNKERDGEYGACFFPGRCSGGQQPLIYCARPGSRMWEVNFDGEVISTHQFKKLLSLPPLPVITLRSEPQYDHTAGSSQSLSFPKLLHLSEHCVLTWTERGIYIFIPQNVQVLLWSEVKDIQDVAVCRNELFCLHLNGKVSHLSLISVERCVERLLRRGLWNLAARTCCLFQNSVIASRARKTLTADKLEHLKSQLDHGTYNDLISQLEELILKFEPLDSACSSRRSSISSHESFSILDSGIYRIISSRRGSQSDEDSCSLHSQTLSEDERFKEFTSQQEEDLPDQCCGSHGNEDNVSHAPVMFETDKNETFLPFGIPLPFRSPSPLVSLQAVKESVSSFVRKTTEKIGTLHTSPDLKVRPELRGDEQSCEEDVSSDTCPKEEDTEEEKEVTSPPPEEDRFQELKVATAEAMTKLQDPLVLFESESLRMVLQEWLSHLEKTFAMKDFSGVSDTDNSSMKLNQDVLLVNESKKGILDEDNEKEKRDSLGNEESVDKTACECVRSPRESLDDLFQICSPCAIASGLRNDLAELTTLCLELNVLNSKIKSTSGHVDHTLQQYSPEILACQFLKKYFFLLNLKRAKESIKLSYSNSPSVWDTFIEGLKEMASSNPVYMEMEKGDLPTRLKLLDDEVPFDSPLLVVYATRLYEKFGESALRSLIKFFPSILPSDIIQLCHHHPAEFLAYLDSLVKSRPEDQRSSFLESLLQPESLRLDWLLLAVSLDAPPSTSTMDDEGYPRPHSHLLSWGYSQLILHLIKLPADFITKEKMTDICRSCGKREIKMGSIASLVKDSRRSFWPGYLILCLELERRREAFTNIVYLNDMSLMEGDNGWIPETVEEWKLLLHLIQSKSTRPAPQESLNGSLSDGPSPINVENVALLLAKAMGPDRAWSLLQECGLALELSEKFTRTCDILRIAEKRQRALIQSMLEKCDRFLWSQQA